The Streptomyces pactum genome contains a region encoding:
- a CDS encoding NADH-quinone oxidoreductase subunit D, with translation MSTQSASAASARETTEGTVYTVTGGDWDEVVQSAARTDDERIIVNMGPQHPSTHGVLRLILEIDGETVTEARCGIGYLHTGIEKNLEYRTWTQGTTFVTRMDYLTSFFNETAYCLGVEKLLGIEDDIPDRATIIRVLLMELNRLSSHLVCIATGGMELGATTIMIYGFRDRELILDIYELITGLRMNHAFIRPGGLAQDLPPGAVDHIREFVKKMKKNLPEYDKLATGNPIFKGRMQDVGYLDLAGCMALGATGPVLRSTGLPHDLRKTQPYCGYETYDFDIPTADTCDAYGRFLIRLEEMRQSLRIVEQCLDRLQPGPVMVADKKIAWPAQLALGPDGLGNSLDHIKKIMGTSMEALIHHFKLVTEGFRVPPGQTYAAVESPKGELGVHVVSDGGTRPFRVHFRDPSFTNLQAMAAMCEGGQVADVIVAVASLDPVMGGVDR, from the coding sequence GTGAGCACACAGTCAGCGTCCGCGGCCTCGGCGCGCGAGACCACCGAAGGCACCGTCTACACGGTCACCGGCGGCGACTGGGACGAGGTCGTCCAGTCCGCCGCCCGCACCGACGACGAGCGCATCATCGTCAACATGGGCCCGCAGCACCCGTCCACGCACGGTGTGCTCCGCCTCATCCTGGAGATCGACGGCGAGACCGTCACCGAGGCCCGCTGCGGCATCGGCTACCTGCACACCGGCATCGAGAAGAACCTCGAGTACCGGACCTGGACGCAGGGCACCACCTTCGTGACGCGCATGGACTACCTGACGTCGTTCTTCAACGAGACGGCGTACTGCCTGGGCGTCGAGAAGCTCCTCGGTATCGAGGACGACATCCCCGACCGGGCCACGATCATCCGGGTCCTGCTGATGGAGCTGAACCGGCTCTCCTCCCACCTGGTGTGCATCGCCACCGGCGGCATGGAACTCGGCGCCACCACGATCATGATCTACGGCTTCCGTGATCGTGAACTGATTCTCGACATCTACGAACTGATCACCGGCCTGCGGATGAACCACGCGTTCATCCGCCCGGGCGGACTCGCCCAGGACCTGCCGCCCGGCGCGGTGGACCACATCCGCGAGTTCGTGAAGAAGATGAAGAAGAACCTCCCGGAGTACGACAAGCTCGCCACCGGGAACCCCATCTTCAAGGGCCGCATGCAGGACGTCGGCTACCTCGACCTGGCCGGCTGCATGGCGCTCGGCGCCACCGGCCCGGTCCTCAGGTCCACCGGCCTGCCGCACGACCTGCGCAAGACCCAGCCCTACTGCGGCTACGAGACCTACGACTTCGACATCCCGACCGCCGACACCTGCGACGCCTACGGCCGCTTCCTGATCCGGCTGGAGGAGATGCGCCAGTCGCTGAGGATCGTCGAGCAGTGCCTGGACCGGCTCCAGCCCGGCCCGGTCATGGTCGCCGACAAGAAGATCGCCTGGCCCGCCCAGCTCGCCCTGGGACCGGACGGACTGGGCAACTCCCTCGACCACATCAAGAAGATCATGGGCACCTCCATGGAGGCCCTGATCCACCACTTCAAGCTGGTCACCGAGGGCTTCCGGGTGCCGCCGGGCCAGACCTACGCGGCGGTGGAGTCGCCCAAGGGCGAGCTCGGGGTGCACGTCGTCTCCGACGGCGGCACCCGCCCCTTCCGGGTTCACTTCCGCGACCCGTCCTTCACCAACCTGCAGGCCATGGCGGCGATGTGCGAGGGCGGCCAGGTCGCCGACGTCATCGTCGCCGTGGCATCCCTCGACCCCGTGATGGGAGGCGTCGACCGGTGA